The DNA window CAAGGACGAACTCGGGCTGAGTGGCATCGAGGCGGCGCTCTACGACCTGATCTGGAAGCGGATGCTGGCCACCCAGACGGCGGACGCCAAGGTCCGCTACACGAATGTGTATTTCGACGCCGAGGTGGACGGGGACGTGGCCCGCTTCCGCGCCTCCGGCAAGCGGCTCGACTTTCCCGGCTTCTTCCGCGTGCTGGTGGAGGGGAGCGAGGACCCGGAGGCGGCCCTGCGGGACCAGGAGCGCCCCCTGCCGCCGCTCGAGGTGGGGGAGACCGCGGCGCAGTCGGCCGACGACGATGGATTCCAGGTCCGGTCGGTCGAGCCGCTCGGGCACGAGACGAAGCCGCCGTCCCGCTACACGGAGGCCTCCCTCGTCGAGACCCTCGAGGAGGAGGGCATCGGCCGCCCCTCCACGTACGCCTCCATCATCGGCACCATTCAGCAGCGCGGCTACGTGCGGAAGAAGGGCAGCGCGCTCGTGCCCACCTTCACGGCCTTCGCCACGAATAACCTGATGGAGACCCAGTTTGAGCCGCTGGTGGACGTCCACTTTACGGCGGAGATGGAGGACGTGCTCGACGACATCGCCCGGGGGCGGAAGGACCCGACGCCGTACCTAAGGGACTTCTACAAAGGAGAGGAGGGCGTTGAGACGCGCGTGGAGCAGGGGCTCGACGACATCGACCCCAAGCAGATCAGCGAGATGTCGTTCCCCGACCAGTGGGGCGAGTACGTGGTGCGCGTGGGCAAGTACGGCGCCTACGTCGAGGGCGAAATGGACGGGGCCACCGTCACGGCCTCGATCCCCGACGACCTGGCGCCCGGCGACACCACGGAGGAGCGCCTGCGCGAGATTCTGGAGGAGGCCAACCGGGGCGACCGCGTGCTTGGCATCCACCCGGAGGCCAGCCTCCCGGTGCTGCTCAAGTCCGGCCCCTACGGCCCGTACGTCCAGCTCGGCGACGACGAAGAGGAGGACGACCCGAAGCGCGTCTCGCTCCCGCCGGACGTGGAGCCCGAGGACGTTGATTTCGACCTTGGCGTCCGGATCGTCGACCTGCCCCGTACCCTCGGCGAGCACCCGGACACCGGGAAGGAGATTGAAGCCGACATCGGCCGCTACGGGCCGTACGTGCGGCACGAGGGCACCTTCGCGTCGCTGCAGAAGGGCGACGATGTGCTGGAGGTGGGGCTGGAGCGCGCCCTAGAGCTGATTCGGCGCAAGGAGGCACGCAACGAGCCGGATCGGGTCCTCGGCCCGCACCCCGGATCGGACGAGCCGGTGGAGGTATGGAATGGCCGCTACGGGCCGTACGTGAAGCACGACGGCACCAACGCGTCCCTCAAGGACGACCAGTCGATCGACGACGTGACGATGGACGACGCCCTCGACCTGCTGGCGGAGAAGGGGGACGAGGCCACCCAGAAGGTGCGGGAGTAGATCGTGGGGTGCATGTGGGACACGGGAGAACCCAAGACCACGCACCACCACGCATCACGTTTCACGCAGCACGCATCAATACTCCGGCGCCTGCTCTTCCCGGAGCGACTCCAGGATGGCCAGGTAGCTCTCGTGCCGCTCCGCGTGGACGTCGCCCCGCTCCACGGCGGCCTTCACGGCGCAATTGGGCTCATGGTCGTGCGTGCAATCCGGAAACTGACAGGCGTTGACGTAGGGGGATAGGTCGGGAAAGTAGTGGGCC is part of the Salinibacter ruber DSM 13855 genome and encodes:
- the topA gene encoding type I DNA topoisomerase produces the protein MKRLVVVESPTKARTIREFLPETGYRVEASMGHIRDLPASADQIPSEYKDEDWSRLGVKVTNGFEPLYVVPPDKKEVVRDLKQAVSDADRLYIATDEDREGESIGWHLIHTLDPDVPVERMVFHEITEDAIQRALDDTRDIDQHLVEAQQTRRILDRLVGYSISPLLWRKIKPKLSAGRVQSVAVRLLVQKERERITFVPATYWDLDAQLAKQGIGVEAEMTHLNEVRLASGKDFDEDTGRLKESLTEGEDVVLLDEEQATALAEGLPETRWRIDDIKERTRTKSPFPPFITSTLQQEANRKLNLSSSRTMSVAQSLYENGYITYMRTDSTNLSSEAVEGARRTVAQRYGDEYLSDGVRQYSSSDSAQEAHEAIRPAGSEMKTKDELGLSGIEAALYDLIWKRMLATQTADAKVRYTNVYFDAEVDGDVARFRASGKRLDFPGFFRVLVEGSEDPEAALRDQERPLPPLEVGETAAQSADDDGFQVRSVEPLGHETKPPSRYTEASLVETLEEEGIGRPSTYASIIGTIQQRGYVRKKGSALVPTFTAFATNNLMETQFEPLVDVHFTAEMEDVLDDIARGRKDPTPYLRDFYKGEEGVETRVEQGLDDIDPKQISEMSFPDQWGEYVVRVGKYGAYVEGEMDGATVTASIPDDLAPGDTTEERLREILEEANRGDRVLGIHPEASLPVLLKSGPYGPYVQLGDDEEEDDPKRVSLPPDVEPEDVDFDLGVRIVDLPRTLGEHPDTGKEIEADIGRYGPYVRHEGTFASLQKGDDVLEVGLERALELIRRKEARNEPDRVLGPHPGSDEPVEVWNGRYGPYVKHDGTNASLKDDQSIDDVTMDDALDLLAEKGDEATQKVRE